A stretch of Brassica rapa cultivar Chiifu-401-42 chromosome A08, CAAS_Brap_v3.01, whole genome shotgun sequence DNA encodes these proteins:
- the LOC103836204 gene encoding aminomethyltransferase, mitochondrial, translating into MRGGSLWQLGQSITRRLAQSDKKPLSPRRHFASGADLKKTALYDFHVAHGGKMVPFAGWSMPIQYKDSIIDSTVNCRVNGSLFDVAHMCGLSLKGKDCVPFLETLVVADVAGLAPGTGSLTVFTNEKGGAIDDSVITKVTDEHIYLVVNAGCRDKDLAHIEEHMKAFKSKGGDVSWHIHDERSLLALQGPLAAPVLQHLTKEDLSKLYFGQFQILDINGSTCFLTRTGYTGEDGFEISVPSEHAVDLAKAILEKSEGKVRLTGLGARDSLRLEAGLCLYGNDMEQHITPVEAGLTWAIGKRRRAEGGFLGADVILKQLQDGPTIRRVGFFSSGPPARSHSEVHDESGNKIGEITSGGFSPNLKKNIAMGYVKSGQHKNGTKVKILVRGKPYEGNITKMPFVATKYYKPT; encoded by the exons ATGAGAGGAGGGAGTCTATGGCAGCTAGGCCAATCCATAACCCGTCGTCTTGCTCAATCCGACAAGAAACCTCTGTCACCACGCCGCCACTTCGCCTCCGGCGCTGACCTGAAAAAAACCGCCCTTTACGACTTCCACGTCGCCCACGGCGGAAAGATGGTTCCTTTCGCCGGCTGGAGCATGCCGATTCAGTACAAAGACTCCATCATCGACTCGACTGTTAACTGCAGGGTCAACGGGAGTTTGTTCGATGTTGCGCACATGTGTGGTCTGAGCCTCAAGGGCAAAGACTGTGTTCCCTTTCTCGAGACGCTAGTGGTTGCTGACGTGGCTGGTTTGGCTCCTGGAACCGGGAGCTTGACTGTGTTTACGAATGAGAAGGGTGGTGCTATTGATGACTCGGTGATTACTAAAGTGACTGATGAGCATATCTACTTGGTGGTGAATGCTGGTTGTAGGGATAAGGATTTGGCTCATATTGAAGAGCACATGAAGGCTTTTAAATCCAAAGGAGGTGATGTCTCTTGGCATATCCATGATGAGAGATCTCTTCTCGCCCTCCAG GGTCCTTTGGCTGCTCCGGTGCTTCAACACCTCACTAAAGAGGACTTGAGCAAGCTTTACTTTGGGCAGTTCCAGATCCTGGACATTAATGGTTCCACCTGCTTCCTTACTAGAACCGG GTAtactggtgaagatggttttgaGATCTCGGTTCCGTCCGAGCATGCAGTTGATTTGGCCAAAGCAATCTTGGAGAAATCCGAGGGGAAGGTAAGGCTCACGGGTCTAGGAGCAAGAGACAGTCTCAGGCTAGAAGCAGGGCTTTGTCTATACGGTAACGACATGGAGCAACACATTACTCCTGTTGAAGCTGGCCTCACATGGGCCATAGGGAAGCGTAGAAGAGCTGAAGGAGGGTTTCTTGGAGCTGATGTGATCCTCAAACAGCTTCAAGATGGACCTACTATCAGAAGAGTTGGATTCTTCTCTTCAGGACCACCAGCAAGGTCGCATAGCGAGGTGCATGATGAGAGTGGTAACAAGATTGGAGAGATCACGAGTGGTGGGTTTAGCCCCAACTTGAAGAAGAACATAGCCATGGGGTATGTGAAGTCTGGTCAGCACAAGAATGGGACTAAAGTGAAGATCTTGGTCCGTGGTAAACCTTATGAAGGTAACATCACCAAGATGCCGTTCGTTGCCACCAAATACTACAAGCCAACATAA
- the LOC103836206 gene encoding putative lactoylglutathione lyase: MAENADLLEWPKKDKRRFLHVVYRVGDLDRTIQFYTECFGMKLLRKRDVPEEKYSNAFLGFGPETSNFVVELTYNYGVSSYDIGTGFGHFAISTQDVSKMVEAVRAKGGNVTREPGPVKGGGSVIAFVKDPDGYMFELIQRGPTPEPLCQVMLRVGDLDRAIKFYEKALGMRLLRRIERPEYKYTIGMMGYAEEYESIVLELTYNYGVTEYTKGNAYAQIAIGTDDVYKSAEVVKIANQELGGKITREAGPLPGLGTKIVSFLDPDGWKTVLVDNEDFLKELE; the protein is encoded by the exons ATGGCAGAAAATGCTGATTTGTTGGAGTGGCCAAAGAAGGATAAGCGTCGTTTTCTCCATGTTGTGTACCGCGTTGGTGATCTTGATCGCACTATCCA GTTCTACACTGAGTGCTTTGGCATGAAGCTGTTGAGGAAAAGAGATGTCCCTGAGGAGAAGTACTCTAATGCTTTCCTTGGTTTTGGTCCTGAAACCTCCAACTTCGTTGTCGAGCTCACTTACA ATTATGGTGTAAGCTCATATGACATTGGAACTGGATTTGGGCATTTCGCTATTTCAACTCAAGAT GTTTCCAAGATGGTTGAGGCGGTTCGTGCCAAGGGTGGAAATGTCACCAGAGAGCCTGGTCCGGTCAAAGGTGGAGGCAGTGTTATTGCGTTTGTAAAGGACCCTGATGGTTACATGTTTGAGCTCATCCAGAGAGGTCCAACTCCTGAACCTCTCTGTCAAGTCATGCTTCGTGTTGGTGATCTTGACCGTGCCATCAAGTTCTATGAAAAG GCCCTAGGGATGAGACTCTTGAGAAGGATTGAGAGACCTGAATACAAG TACACCATAGGCATGATGGGATATGCTGAGGAATATGAGTCCATAGTTTTGGAGCTGACCTATAACTACGGCGTGACTGAGTACACAAAGGGCAACGCATATGCACAG ATTGCAATAGGCACGGATGATGTGTACAAAAGCGCTGAAGTAGTGAAGATAGCCAACCAAGAGCTAGGAGGAAAAATCACAAGAGAAGCCGGACCTCTTCCTGGACTCGGCACCAAGATTGTCTCCTTCCTCGATCCAGATGGGTGGAAAACA GTCCTGGTAGACAATGAAGATTTTCTGAAGGAACTGGAATGA